Proteins from a genomic interval of Lolium perenne isolate Kyuss_39 chromosome 1, Kyuss_2.0, whole genome shotgun sequence:
- the LOC127311754 gene encoding SAGA-associated factor 11 isoform X2 gives MSCSNDAPVSPRSQLALSCFEELLDLAVADVASECHRIARLGLDRSVDAEEEELRAWAARAAADHPGAEDGGATRGTGGGGGNKGAPDVFGQTHPAIAADVVDCMNCGRPVVAGRFAPHLEKCMGKGRKARPKTTRSTTAGRNRSSNGEEHSNHTFQES, from the exons ATGTCGTGCTCCAACgacgcccccgtcagccctcgatCCCAG CTCGCTCTGAGCTGCTTCGAGGAGCTCCTCGACCTCGCGGTGGCGGACGTCGCGTCGGAGTGCCACCGCATCGCGCGCCTCGGCCTGGACCGCAGCGTcgacgccgaggaggaggagctccgcgCCTgggccgcgcgcgccgccgccgaccaCCCCGGCGCCGAGGACGGAGGCGCCACCCGCGGGACCGGGGGAGGAGGGGGGAACAAGGGCGCGCCAGACGTGTTCGGGCAGACGCACCCCGCCATCGCCGCCGATGTCGTCGACTGCATGAACTGCGGCCGCCCCGTCGTCGCAGGCCGCTTCGCCCCGCACCTCGAGAAGTGCATGGGCAAG GGTCGCAAAGCTCGGCCAAAGACCACGAGGAGCACTACAGCCGGACGAAACAGAAGTAGTAATG GGGAGGAGCACAGTAACCATACATTCCAGGAGTCCTGA
- the LOC127311754 gene encoding SAGA-associated factor 11 isoform X1, translating into MSCSNDAPVSPRSQLALSCFEELLDLAVADVASECHRIARLGLDRSVDAEEEELRAWAARAAADHPGAEDGGATRGTGGGGGNKGAPDVFGQTHPAIAADVVDCMNCGRPVVAGRFAPHLEKCMGKGRKARPKTTRSTTAGRNRSSNVVLQGRSTVTIHSRSPDSSAMLLPCFRCLNSI; encoded by the exons ATGTCGTGCTCCAACgacgcccccgtcagccctcgatCCCAG CTCGCTCTGAGCTGCTTCGAGGAGCTCCTCGACCTCGCGGTGGCGGACGTCGCGTCGGAGTGCCACCGCATCGCGCGCCTCGGCCTGGACCGCAGCGTcgacgccgaggaggaggagctccgcgCCTgggccgcgcgcgccgccgccgaccaCCCCGGCGCCGAGGACGGAGGCGCCACCCGCGGGACCGGGGGAGGAGGGGGGAACAAGGGCGCGCCAGACGTGTTCGGGCAGACGCACCCCGCCATCGCCGCCGATGTCGTCGACTGCATGAACTGCGGCCGCCCCGTCGTCGCAGGCCGCTTCGCCCCGCACCTCGAGAAGTGCATGGGCAAG GGTCGCAAAGCTCGGCCAAAGACCACGAGGAGCACTACAGCCGGACGAAACAGAAGTAGTAATG TGGTGCTGCAGGGGAGGAGCACAGTAACCATACATTCCAGGAGTCCTGACAGCAGCGCTATGCTACTGCCATGTTTTCGGTGCTTGAACTCCATATGA